Proteins encoded together in one Ciona intestinalis chromosome 1, KH, whole genome shotgun sequence window:
- the LOC101242554 gene encoding E3 ubiquitin-protein ligase RNF103 isoform X1, whose protein sequence is MFLLKISVVLVYLILVFSVYHLINIFTLNNSEIVGLINAVSSSLKQIRSLIADGKLSANTNGLANLDMKIESLASQKKTSKQTVTGDCYSFNKNDQQDLFDAIQTSDDVLLIQEGVDLSTPELLFSCHQLQGHHNCVYRWSRCDIEIDWKSKLRRNKSPTYFPFMMKQGPCFNKQTVSCAVGKINKNKDFCLKRRVSCSLASLGNVQDGIGRKLAIILPSSFKFSDHKGKNENSKAINLDVNLLFNWSVYICSFLGCLSFFTTQSSFLSRVIAAFQSLITYNFFVLGTWLLQSGYKINCIQFVANSMLFQLRKLLTKDVIAHLHENWMVLVFGFFVFFTLVVDVLKRANILGREQEIETTLSEILLNNNRWHSNDGDISQRWVQRLATPSLWLQPLVPMDYISELPVWRYTGRCVASSDDSDADHCSKEFPRSSKSWYQRQLRSATCSKQGSSCIARSVIRSIRSCLRSRSPAMRRINNAPDGMREETSCSICLDNYKQHDHVCGLPCGHVFHHSCILSWLHSDQHCCPICRWPAYQVKSPEQPI, encoded by the exons ATGTTTCTGCTTAAAATTTCAGTCGTGTTGGTGTACCTGATACTCGTGTTTTCAGTTTACCATCTAATCAACATTTTCACATT aaacaaCTCGGAAATCGTTGGTTTGATTAATGCTGTGAGTTCAAGTCTTAAACAAATACGATCCTTGATTGCTGATGGAAAACTTAGCGCAAACACCAATGGATTGGCCAACTTGGATATGAAAATTGAGTCGCTGGCCTCT CAGAAAAAAACGTCAAAACAAACTGTGACAGGAGACTGTTATTCCTTCAATAAGAACGACCAACAAGATTTATTCGATGCAATTCAAACTTCAGATGATGTTTTGTTGATTCAG GAAGGTGTCGACTTGTCAACGCCAGAGCTGTTGTTCAGTTGTCACCAACTGCAAGGACATCACAATTGTGTCTACAGATGGTCAAG ATGTGATATTGAAATAGATTGGAAGTCAAAATTGCGAAGAAATAAGTCTCCTACATACTTCCCTTTCATGATGAAACAAGGcccatgttttaataaacaaacagtcAGCTGTGCTGTGGggaaaatcaacaaaaataaggatttctgtttaaaacgtCGTGTCTCTTGCAGTTTAGCATCACTTGGTAATGTCCAAGACGGAATTGGTAGAAAACTTGCCATTATTCTCCCATCTTCTTTCAAATTTTCTGACCACAAGGGGAAAAACGAGAATTCAAAAGCCATAAATTTAGATGTGAACTTGCTTTTCAACTGGAGCGTGTATATTTGTAGTTTTCTTGGGTGCTTGTCGTTCTTCACAACGCAAAGTAGCTTTCTAAGTCGGGTTATAGCAGCGTTTCAATCCCTAATTACTTACAATTTTTTCGTACTCGGTACATGGTTGCTACAGTCTGGctataaaattaattgtatTCAGTTTGTGGCCAATTCTATGCTCTTCCAATTGCGAAAACTTCTCACAAAGGATGTTATCGCGCACCTACATGAGAATtggatggttttagttttcggattttttgtgttttttactcTGGTAGTAGATGTGTTAAAAAGGGCAAATATTCTCGGGAGAGAGCAAGAAATTGAAACCACGCTTAGTGAGATATTGCTAAACAACAATCGATGGCATTCAAATGACGGAGACATTTCTCAGCGTTGGGTGCAAAGACTAGCAACTCCTAGTTTATGGCTCCAACCCCTGGTGCCTATGGATTACATAAGTGAACTTCCAGTGTGGAGGTATACTGGGCGGTGTGTGGCCAGTTCTGATGATTCTGACGCTGATCACTGCTCTAAGGAGTTCCCCAGGTCTAGCAAAAGTTGGTACCAGCGTCAACTAAGATCTGCAACTTGTTCAAAACAAGGTTCGAGCTGTATAGCCAGAAGTGTAATCAGATCCATTCGTTCATGTTTAAGAAGCAGAAGTCCTGCTATGCGACGAATAAACAACGCTCCCGACGGTATGAGAGAAGAAACAAGCTGTAGCATTTGTTTGGATAACTACAAACAACATGACCATGTATGTGGATTGCCTTGTGGACACGTTTTTCATCATTCTTGTATTTTGTCATGGCTCCACAGTGATCAACACTGTTGTCCAATATGCAGATGGCCGGCTTACCAAGTCAAGTCCCCAGAACAACCAATTTAA
- the LOC101242554 gene encoding E3 ubiquitin-protein ligase RNF103 isoform X2 — protein sequence MFLLKISVVLVYLILVFSVYHLINIFTLNNSEIVGLINAVSSSLKQIRSLIADGKLSANTNGLANLDMKIESLASKKTSKQTVTGDCYSFNKNDQQDLFDAIQTSDDVLLIQEGVDLSTPELLFSCHQLQGHHNCVYRWSRCDIEIDWKSKLRRNKSPTYFPFMMKQGPCFNKQTVSCAVGKINKNKDFCLKRRVSCSLASLGNVQDGIGRKLAIILPSSFKFSDHKGKNENSKAINLDVNLLFNWSVYICSFLGCLSFFTTQSSFLSRVIAAFQSLITYNFFVLGTWLLQSGYKINCIQFVANSMLFQLRKLLTKDVIAHLHENWMVLVFGFFVFFTLVVDVLKRANILGREQEIETTLSEILLNNNRWHSNDGDISQRWVQRLATPSLWLQPLVPMDYISELPVWRYTGRCVASSDDSDADHCSKEFPRSSKSWYQRQLRSATCSKQGSSCIARSVIRSIRSCLRSRSPAMRRINNAPDGMREETSCSICLDNYKQHDHVCGLPCGHVFHHSCILSWLHSDQHCCPICRWPAYQVKSPEQPI from the exons ATGTTTCTGCTTAAAATTTCAGTCGTGTTGGTGTACCTGATACTCGTGTTTTCAGTTTACCATCTAATCAACATTTTCACATT aaacaaCTCGGAAATCGTTGGTTTGATTAATGCTGTGAGTTCAAGTCTTAAACAAATACGATCCTTGATTGCTGATGGAAAACTTAGCGCAAACACCAATGGATTGGCCAACTTGGATATGAAAATTGAGTCGCTGGCCTCT AAAAAAACGTCAAAACAAACTGTGACAGGAGACTGTTATTCCTTCAATAAGAACGACCAACAAGATTTATTCGATGCAATTCAAACTTCAGATGATGTTTTGTTGATTCAG GAAGGTGTCGACTTGTCAACGCCAGAGCTGTTGTTCAGTTGTCACCAACTGCAAGGACATCACAATTGTGTCTACAGATGGTCAAG ATGTGATATTGAAATAGATTGGAAGTCAAAATTGCGAAGAAATAAGTCTCCTACATACTTCCCTTTCATGATGAAACAAGGcccatgttttaataaacaaacagtcAGCTGTGCTGTGGggaaaatcaacaaaaataaggatttctgtttaaaacgtCGTGTCTCTTGCAGTTTAGCATCACTTGGTAATGTCCAAGACGGAATTGGTAGAAAACTTGCCATTATTCTCCCATCTTCTTTCAAATTTTCTGACCACAAGGGGAAAAACGAGAATTCAAAAGCCATAAATTTAGATGTGAACTTGCTTTTCAACTGGAGCGTGTATATTTGTAGTTTTCTTGGGTGCTTGTCGTTCTTCACAACGCAAAGTAGCTTTCTAAGTCGGGTTATAGCAGCGTTTCAATCCCTAATTACTTACAATTTTTTCGTACTCGGTACATGGTTGCTACAGTCTGGctataaaattaattgtatTCAGTTTGTGGCCAATTCTATGCTCTTCCAATTGCGAAAACTTCTCACAAAGGATGTTATCGCGCACCTACATGAGAATtggatggttttagttttcggattttttgtgttttttactcTGGTAGTAGATGTGTTAAAAAGGGCAAATATTCTCGGGAGAGAGCAAGAAATTGAAACCACGCTTAGTGAGATATTGCTAAACAACAATCGATGGCATTCAAATGACGGAGACATTTCTCAGCGTTGGGTGCAAAGACTAGCAACTCCTAGTTTATGGCTCCAACCCCTGGTGCCTATGGATTACATAAGTGAACTTCCAGTGTGGAGGTATACTGGGCGGTGTGTGGCCAGTTCTGATGATTCTGACGCTGATCACTGCTCTAAGGAGTTCCCCAGGTCTAGCAAAAGTTGGTACCAGCGTCAACTAAGATCTGCAACTTGTTCAAAACAAGGTTCGAGCTGTATAGCCAGAAGTGTAATCAGATCCATTCGTTCATGTTTAAGAAGCAGAAGTCCTGCTATGCGACGAATAAACAACGCTCCCGACGGTATGAGAGAAGAAACAAGCTGTAGCATTTGTTTGGATAACTACAAACAACATGACCATGTATGTGGATTGCCTTGTGGACACGTTTTTCATCATTCTTGTATTTTGTCATGGCTCCACAGTGATCAACACTGTTGTCCAATATGCAGATGGCCGGCTTACCAAGTCAAGTCCCCAGAACAACCAATTTAA
- the fut13 gene encoding fut13 protein precursor encodes MSNCALYFILNLVFILLSYNYAVCEDAKPAGNKRYLLYDCNPGEGFNLRRDVYMRVANLVKSLRESKSCKGDDWVLVLPPWGRISYHWKEHGMEQSLIPWSMFFNVKSMSGFVPVIEYEDYIEEVGEAVIDELWYLQNYAEGWSSGTWEEKMHERDCIENPVYETDSEGKIRGWFWGYEETYAKTFKCVSVQGMSKLFVKPLCGGNTTAKSVMLDRGENMLHDMFGGKRYWDCRRSMVFADALIKTADQFRSKYLDSDDVRDKTVMPENWKDHKCTEDAIGGPYIAAHVRRKDFLYARKEFVPSIKQVAKVLSEKMKEYKVDKVFIASDGTKEEMKELKSLLPGMFMYKPTKTEKSEFKMGGVAIIDQIICSHARFFMGTKESTFSFRIQEEREIMCFPKHTTFNRICSDEGSDDCEQPAKWKIVWKSDSEIWD; translated from the coding sequence ATGTCTAATTGTGccttgtattttattttgaatttggtTTTTATATTGCTGAGTTATAACTACGCTGTATGTGAAGATGCAAAACCAGCAGGCAATAAAAGGTATCTCTTATATGACTGTAACCCTGGTGAGGGCTTCAACCTACGTAGAGATGTTTACATGCGAGTTGCAAACCTTGTAAAAAGCTTGCGTGAAAGCAAATCCTGTAAGGGAGATGACTGGGTTTTGGTTCTGCCCCCTTGGGGAAGAATCAGCTACCATTGGAAAGAGCATGGAATGGAACAGAGCCTTATCCCATGgtcaatgttttttaatgtaaaaagcATGAGTGGGTTTGTTCCAGTTATTGAATATGAGGATTACATTGAAGAGGTGGGAGAAGCAGTGATAGACGAGTTGTGGTATCTACAGAACTATGCAGAAGGATGGAGTAGTGGGACTTGGGAGGAAAAAATGCATGAGAGAGATTGCATTGAGAACCCTGTTTATGAAACTGATAGCGAAGGGAAAATTCGCGGGTGGTTTTGGGGCTATGAAGAAACTTatgcaaaaacttttaaatgtgtttcggTGCAAGGAATGTCTAAGCTGTTTGTGAAGCCGTTGTGTGGTGGAAATACAACAGCAAAGTCGGTTATGCTGGACAGAGGAGAGAATATGCTCCATGATATGTTTGGTGGGAAGAGGTATTGGGATTGTAGAAGAAGCATGGTGTTTGCGGATGCTTTGATTAAAACAGCGGACCAATTTCGGTCAAAGTATCTGGATTCTGATGATGTTCGTGATAAAACTGTCATGCCGGAAAATTGGAAGGATCATAAATGTACAGAAGATGCTATTGGTGGACCATATATTGCCGCTCATGTAAGAAGGAAGGACTTCCTGTATGCTAGAAAGGAGTTTGTGCCGTCAATTAAACAAGTTGCGAAGGTTTTGAGcgaaaaaatgaaagaatatAAAGTGGACAAAGTATTTATTGCTTCTGATGGGACAAAAGAAGAAATGAAAGAACTAAAATCGCTTCTTCCTGGCATGTTTATGTACAAACCCACAAAAACTGAGAAGAGTGAATTTAAAATGGGTGGCGTGGCGATCATAGACCAGATAATTTGTTCACATGCTCGATTTTTCATGGGAACCAAAGAATCAACTTTTTCTTTCCGAATTCAAGAAGAGAGAGAAATTATGTGCTTTCCAAAACACACAACTTTTAACAGAATATGCTCGGATGAGGGCAGCGATGATTGTGAACAGCCAGCCAAGTGGAAAATTGTGTGGAAAAGTGATAGCGAAATCTGGGATTAA
- the LOC100182607 gene encoding Golgi integral membrane protein 4-like isoform X1, with protein sequence MPVYTNSSKSGAMFTRKHRGMIQTSIILILMVGIGYSVYLYNLMTIKLKNMEVKTQRYHSQHQSLSSQLQVVYEERSRLESALLKEKNEHKIVKEKYDQDKQLHEDSVASSLQEQNIKYDSLKEEHTNSKNQLAEARKAIQSLEQLQQTAEKSHNDKLAELQRKQEQLNTQKESELFALQEKHRKLSDDHKRLNQLNSDLHNRLLLAQENSSNYTKLKTALTNLGYDAIQLNHPNFEKLGSLDRHVLMAHLGGSNELASALEMQRQRIALEKDIRQAAERKQRMNKEARDRELALREQKKAAQAHNIGHRGDIHAKPDANTNIVNPVGQDVQISHQDKDAQDLDDENAEDDTEDPTPNPGDADAAHPQENDAAQMENGYDQQNNQNDNQADSMQHNRYNVADQSKLDSPGLEPDPTEPGTTEPVNSDPANNEDAETYEDDVVREENNARNDEQRAREELQKSQQSQDDEHVPDHKEALEHLQDLQARQQEIAEEQQKNLEELAQQRVAAVGQDKSDTKHVIVGQITDDVDSDNPSTIEPQNLHEIAAKPQMHIPQAAHVAPNDPEGVGVAPMVSNNDAGNDRDYQQEDYNNEEDENNNNNEDDDGEYEQDDNSYRDDRVNREREAYVQHRGDRRNQGF encoded by the exons ATGCCAG TTTACACAAATTCATCTAAATCTGGAGCCATGTTCACACGAAAGCATCGTGGTATGATCCAAACCTCTATCATCCTTATCTTGATGGTGGGGATCGGATACAGCGTCTACTTATACAACTTAATGAcgattaaacttaaaaatatggaagttaaaacacaaagaTATCATTCGCAACACCAGTCTTTGTCATCTCAACTAcaag TTGTTTATGAAGAAAGATCTCGTTTAGAAAGTGCTTTGTTAAAGGAAAAGAACGAacataaaattgttaaagaaA AATATGACCAGGACAAGCAGTTGCATGAAGATTCTGTTGCAAGCTCGTTAcaagaacaaaatattaaatacgaCTCATTAAAAGAAGAACACACGAATTCTAAG AACCAGCTCGCTGAAGCGCGAAAAGCGATTCAGAGCCTCGAACAACTGCAGCAGACAGCTGAAAAGTCACACAACGATAAACTTGCAGAACTACAACGCAAACAGGAGCAACTAAACACCCAGAAAGAGAGCGAATTATTTGCACTTCAAG AAAAACATCGCAAATTGTCAGATGATCACAAACGTTTAAATCAACTTAATTCCGATCTACACAACAGGCTCTTGCTTGCACAA GAAAACTCTTcaaattatacaaaacttaaaactgCGTTGACCAACCTTGGTTACGATGCAATACAACTTAACCATCCTAACTTTGAAAAGCTGGGTAGTTTGGACCGACATGTTTTAATGG cACACCTGGGTGGCAGTAACGAGCTCGCATCAGCGCTTGAAATGCAACGGCAACGAATCGCTTTAGAAAAAGACATAAGACAAGCCGCCGAGAGAAAGCAACGAATGAACAAAGAAGCTCGTGACCGAGAACTCGCTTTAAGGGAGCAGAAAAAAGCTGCTCAGGCTCACAACATAGGGCATAGGGGGGACATACATGCTAAGCCTGATGCTAATACTAATATAGTGAATCCTGTTGGTCAAGATGTCCAAATTAGTCACCAAGATAAAGATGCTCAAGATCTTGATGATGAAAATGCGGAAGATGATACTGAAGATCCTACTCCTAATCCTGGAGATGCAGATGCTGCTCATCCACAAGAAAATGATGCAGCTCAAATGGAAAATGGATACGATCAGCAGAATAATCAAAATGACAACCAAGCTGATTCAATGCAACATAACAGATACAATGTAGCAGACCAGAGTAAACTGGATTCACCTGGATTGGAACCGGATCCAACTGAACCAGGAACCACTGAACCAGTAAATAGTGATCCAGCTAATAATGAG GATGCAGAGACATATGAGGATGATGTTGTGAGGGAAGAGAACAACGCAAGAAATGATGAACAAAGAGCGAGAGAGGAACTGCAGAAGTCCCAGCAATCACAGGATGATGAA CATGTACCTGACCATAAAGAAGCGTTGGAGCACCTGCAAGACCTACAAGCTAGACAGCAAGAAATTGCTGAAGAACAACAAAAGAATCTTGAAGAACTTGCTCAACAGAGAGTAGCAGCTGTAGGACAAG ATAAAAGTGATACCAAACATGTAATAGTTGGCCAAATAACTGATGATGTAGATTCAGATAACCCAAGTACAATTGAACCACAAAATCTTCATGAAATAG CTGCAAAACCACAAATGCATATCCCGCAAGCAGCTCACGTTGCACCTAATGATCCTGAAGGTGTTGGTGTCGCTCCCATGGTTTCCAATAATGATGCGGGCAATGACAGAGATTATCAACAG GAGGATTACAATAATGAAGAAGatgaaaacaacaacaataatgaGGATGATGATGGTGAATATGAGCAAGATGATAACTCATATCGGGATGATAGAGTCAATCGTGAAAGAGAGGCGTATGTACAACATAGGGGGGACCGAAGGAATCAAGGTTTTTAA
- the LOC100182607 gene encoding Golgi integral membrane protein 4-like isoform X2: MIYTNSSKSGAMFTRKHRGMIQTSIILILMVGIGYSVYLYNLMTIKLKNMEVKTQRYHSQHQSLSSQLQVVYEERSRLESALLKEKNEHKIVKEKYDQDKQLHEDSVASSLQEQNIKYDSLKEEHTNSKNQLAEARKAIQSLEQLQQTAEKSHNDKLAELQRKQEQLNTQKESELFALQEKHRKLSDDHKRLNQLNSDLHNRLLLAQENSSNYTKLKTALTNLGYDAIQLNHPNFEKLGSLDRHVLMAHLGGSNELASALEMQRQRIALEKDIRQAAERKQRMNKEARDRELALREQKKAAQAHNIGHRGDIHAKPDANTNIVNPVGQDVQISHQDKDAQDLDDENAEDDTEDPTPNPGDADAAHPQENDAAQMENGYDQQNNQNDNQADSMQHNRYNVADQSKLDSPGLEPDPTEPGTTEPVNSDPANNEDAETYEDDVVREENNARNDEQRAREELQKSQQSQDDEHVPDHKEALEHLQDLQARQQEIAEEQQKNLEELAQQRVAAVGQDKSDTKHVIVGQITDDVDSDNPSTIEPQNLHEIAAKPQMHIPQAAHVAPNDPEGVGVAPMVSNNDAGNDRDYQQEDYNNEEDENNNNNEDDDGEYEQDDNSYRDDRVNREREAYVQHRGDRRNQGF, translated from the exons ATGA TTTACACAAATTCATCTAAATCTGGAGCCATGTTCACACGAAAGCATCGTGGTATGATCCAAACCTCTATCATCCTTATCTTGATGGTGGGGATCGGATACAGCGTCTACTTATACAACTTAATGAcgattaaacttaaaaatatggaagttaaaacacaaagaTATCATTCGCAACACCAGTCTTTGTCATCTCAACTAcaag TTGTTTATGAAGAAAGATCTCGTTTAGAAAGTGCTTTGTTAAAGGAAAAGAACGAacataaaattgttaaagaaA AATATGACCAGGACAAGCAGTTGCATGAAGATTCTGTTGCAAGCTCGTTAcaagaacaaaatattaaatacgaCTCATTAAAAGAAGAACACACGAATTCTAAG AACCAGCTCGCTGAAGCGCGAAAAGCGATTCAGAGCCTCGAACAACTGCAGCAGACAGCTGAAAAGTCACACAACGATAAACTTGCAGAACTACAACGCAAACAGGAGCAACTAAACACCCAGAAAGAGAGCGAATTATTTGCACTTCAAG AAAAACATCGCAAATTGTCAGATGATCACAAACGTTTAAATCAACTTAATTCCGATCTACACAACAGGCTCTTGCTTGCACAA GAAAACTCTTcaaattatacaaaacttaaaactgCGTTGACCAACCTTGGTTACGATGCAATACAACTTAACCATCCTAACTTTGAAAAGCTGGGTAGTTTGGACCGACATGTTTTAATGG cACACCTGGGTGGCAGTAACGAGCTCGCATCAGCGCTTGAAATGCAACGGCAACGAATCGCTTTAGAAAAAGACATAAGACAAGCCGCCGAGAGAAAGCAACGAATGAACAAAGAAGCTCGTGACCGAGAACTCGCTTTAAGGGAGCAGAAAAAAGCTGCTCAGGCTCACAACATAGGGCATAGGGGGGACATACATGCTAAGCCTGATGCTAATACTAATATAGTGAATCCTGTTGGTCAAGATGTCCAAATTAGTCACCAAGATAAAGATGCTCAAGATCTTGATGATGAAAATGCGGAAGATGATACTGAAGATCCTACTCCTAATCCTGGAGATGCAGATGCTGCTCATCCACAAGAAAATGATGCAGCTCAAATGGAAAATGGATACGATCAGCAGAATAATCAAAATGACAACCAAGCTGATTCAATGCAACATAACAGATACAATGTAGCAGACCAGAGTAAACTGGATTCACCTGGATTGGAACCGGATCCAACTGAACCAGGAACCACTGAACCAGTAAATAGTGATCCAGCTAATAATGAG GATGCAGAGACATATGAGGATGATGTTGTGAGGGAAGAGAACAACGCAAGAAATGATGAACAAAGAGCGAGAGAGGAACTGCAGAAGTCCCAGCAATCACAGGATGATGAA CATGTACCTGACCATAAAGAAGCGTTGGAGCACCTGCAAGACCTACAAGCTAGACAGCAAGAAATTGCTGAAGAACAACAAAAGAATCTTGAAGAACTTGCTCAACAGAGAGTAGCAGCTGTAGGACAAG ATAAAAGTGATACCAAACATGTAATAGTTGGCCAAATAACTGATGATGTAGATTCAGATAACCCAAGTACAATTGAACCACAAAATCTTCATGAAATAG CTGCAAAACCACAAATGCATATCCCGCAAGCAGCTCACGTTGCACCTAATGATCCTGAAGGTGTTGGTGTCGCTCCCATGGTTTCCAATAATGATGCGGGCAATGACAGAGATTATCAACAG GAGGATTACAATAATGAAGAAGatgaaaacaacaacaataatgaGGATGATGATGGTGAATATGAGCAAGATGATAACTCATATCGGGATGATAGAGTCAATCGTGAAAGAGAGGCGTATGTACAACATAGGGGGGACCGAAGGAATCAAGGTTTTTAA
- the LOC100180263 gene encoding uncharacterized protein LOC100180263 has translation MTDAITDGDGIIDTNAANSSLSPAEQRKLEKAEKSLQKKKDKWKVFVDFLLRHIGIVTTKYAAWERDDFESFKAALEKAQILDEKESSITAKTYKKLKERSDILSKRRYFGESNKIRKYIDLVARMRGLNLIARDFYKSIKKGKLEPLENVLNHLQYWKGFVGTSFDIGELNPKGIDSNHPGMKYVMWLCLLRTLLNLGQKFLQCASELTEIPLVSESIYVKFNLTEDQLVVCTRLEEILVTQVTRATGVQTSYGSRSSINFSGMPSGLNLSKKLQSTPEIQLPGESDHLTFELPPDPPKDKKKKKKGKRKGSGKGKGKKRKKR, from the exons ATGACTGATGCCATTACTGACGGGGACGGAATAATCGACACAAATGCCGCCAATTCGAGTTTGTCCCCGGCCGAGCAACGGAAGTTAGAAAAAGCGGAAAAGTCGCTGCAGAAGAAAAAAGACAAATGGAAGGTTTTTGTTGACttcttgttacgtcatattggAATTGTGACGACAAAATATGCGGCTTGGGAACGTGACGACTTTGAATCATTTAAG GCTGCACTCGAAAAGGCCCAAATTCTGGACGAAAAAGAATCTTCTATCACGGCGAAGACGTACAAGAAACTGAAGGAACGATCCGATATACTTTCCAAAAGGAGATATTTCGGAGAGAGTAACAAAATACGAAAGTACATTGATTTGGTTGCTCGAATGCGAGGCTTGAACCTTATAGCACGAGACTTTTATAAATCGATAAAGAAAGGGAAACTGGAACCTTTAGAAAACGTATTAAACCACCTGCAGTACTGGAAGGGGTTCGTTGGAACTTCGTTTGATATTGGCGAACTTAACCCGAAAGGAATTGACTCAAATCATCCAG GCATGAAATACGTCATGTGGTTATGTTTACTTCGTACTTTGCTCAACCTTGGACAGAAGTTTCTGCAATGCGCGTCAGAGCTGACAGAAATTCCTCTTGTGTCAGAATCAATTTATGTCAAGTTCAATTTAACAGAAGACCAACTTGTTGTCTGCACGAGACTCGAAGAAATTTTAGTCACTCAAGTTACAAGAG caACTGGAGTCCAAACAAGTTACGGATCACGAAGCAGTATTAACTTCAGTGGAATGCCGTCTGGACTTAATTTATCCAAAAAACTCCAATCCACGCCAGAAATTCAATTACCCGGCGAATCAGACCACCTGACATTCGAACTACCTCCCGATCCACCGAAAGataagaagaaaaagaaaaaagggaaGAGAAAAGGATCGGGAAAAGGGaaaggaaaaaaaagaaaaaagcggTGA